One genomic region from Gossypium hirsutum isolate 1008001.06 chromosome D13, Gossypium_hirsutum_v2.1, whole genome shotgun sequence encodes:
- the LOC107888404 gene encoding protein PHOX1, with translation MGKPTGKKKMQEAALKVVEANRQNKAATAADRTSKAVDEDTAIFINMSQELKEEGNRLFQKRDHEGAMLKYEKALNLLPRNHIDVAYLRSNMAACYMQMGLGEYPRAIAECNLALEVSPRYSKALLKRARCYEALNRLDLAYRDVYNVLTVEPNNLSALELLDSVKKAMDEKGVTVNENDLGLFDNEPSSGAARLRKVVKERKKKNKGKNVEKNEKADITVAEEKKTEDKVIVEVEKVNVDKVNDKEVVKTIEEEKKPLKEEKVITKPVKLVLGEDIRWAQMPVNCNIKFLRDVAKDRFPGLKGVLVKYRDPEGDLVTITTTDELRLAESSTGVAGGSLRFYIAEINPDREPAYEGMKKEEAIKSEGKLSNGVDNNDNAGCGVGAIKGTCVEDWIVQFARLFKNYVGFDSDSYLDLHELGMKLYAEAMEETVTSEDAQELFEIAADKFQEMAALALFNWGNVHMSRARKHVYTDDGSKESKFAQIKSGYEWAQKEYGLAAKRYEEALNIKPDFHEALLALGQQRFEQAKLCWYHAAGSKLDLAAGPSQEVLQLYNKAEDSMEKGMQLWEEMKEKRLNGLSKFDKYKAHLQKMGLDGLFQDVSSQEAAEQAASMCSQIYLLWGTLLYQRSVVEYKLELPTWEECLEVSIEKFELAGASPTDIAVMIKNHCSNVTASEGVGFKIDEIVQAWNEMYDVKRWQIGVPSFRLEPLFRRRAPKLQSALEQV, from the exons ATGGGGAAGCCGACAGGGAAGAAGAAGATGCAAGAAGCGGCCTTGAAAGTCGTGGAAGCCAACAGGCAGAACAAAGCCGCCACCGCCGCCGATCGGACGTCGAAAGCCGTCGATGAAGACACGGCCATCTTCATCAACATGTCCCAAGAGCTCAAAGAGGAAGGTAACCGTCTCTTCCAGAAACGTGACCACGAGGGTGCGATGTTAAAGTACGAAAAAGCCCTTAACCTCCTCCCTAGGAACCATATTGATGTCGCCTATTTACGCAGCAACATGGCTGCTTGTTACATGCAAATGGGTCTCGGCGAGTACCCACGCGCCATTGCCGAATGTAATTTGGCTCTGGAGGTTTCTCCTAGGTATAGCAAAGCTTTGTTGAAAAGAGCTAGGTGTTATGAGGCTTTGAATAGATTGGATTTAGCTTATAGGgatgtttataatgttttaacTGTTGAACCCAATAATTTATCTGCTTTGGAGCTTTTGGATAGTGTTAAAAAGGCTATGGATGAGAAGGGTGTTACTGTTAATGAAAATGATCTTGGTTTGTTCGATAATGAGCCCTCCAGCGGGGCTGCCCGGTTGCGAAAAGTtgtgaaagagaggaagaagaaaaacaaaggaaaaaatgtTGAGAAGAACGAAAAGGCTGATATTACGGTTGCAGAAGAGAAAAAGACAGAGGATAAGGTGATTGTGGAGGTGGAGAAGGTTAACGTTGACAAAGTTAATGATAAAGAGGTTGTGAAAACAATTGAGGAAGAGAAGAAGCCTCTTAAGGAAGAAAAAGTGATTACCAAGCCTGTGAAATTGGTGCTTGGAGAGGATATTAGGTGGGCACAAATGCCTGTGAATTGTAATATTAAGTTTTTGAGGGATGTTGCTAAAGATAGGTTCCCCGGATTGAAGGGTGTCCTTGTGAAATACAGGGATCCAGAGGGTGATTTGGTTACAATCACCACCACTGATGAACTTAGGTTGGCCGAATCATCTACTGGTGTTGCCGGTGGATCACTTAGGTTCTATATTGCTGAAATTAATCCTGACAGGGAACCGGCTTATGAAGGAATGAAAAAAGAGGAGGCGATCAAGAGTGAGGGGAAATTGAGTAACGGTgttgataataatgataatgcaGGCTGTGGTGTAGGAGCTATTAAGGGAACATGTGTGGAGGATTGGATTGTCCAGTTTGCGCGGTTGTTCAAGAACTATGTCGGATTTGATTCTGATTCATACTTGGATCTTCATGAACTCGGGATGAAACTGTATGCGGAAGCAATGGAGGAGACTGTGACAAGTGAAGATGCACAGGAACTTTTCGAAATTGCTGCGGATAAGTTCCAAGAGATGGCAGCTCTGGCATTGTTCAATTGGGGAAATGTTCATATGTCAAGGGCAAGGAAGCATGTCTATACAGATGATGGTTCAAAGGAATCCAAATTCGCTCAGATTAAGAGTGGATATGAGTGGGCCCAGAAAGAATATGGATTGGCAGCAAAGCGGTATGAGGAAGCATTAAATATTAAACCAGATTTTCATGAAGCTCTTCTTGCATTGGGGCAACAGCGGTTTGAGCAAGCGAAACTTTGTTGGTACCATGCAGCTGGGAGCAAGTTGGATTTAGCGGCCGGGCCTTCCCAGGAGGTCCTACAACTTTATAACAAGGCAGAGGACAGCATGGAAAAGGGTATGCAACTGTGGGAGGAAATGAAGGAGAAACGACTGAACGGGCTCTCCAAATTCGACAAGTATAAGGCCCATCTGCAGAAAATGGGTTTAGACGGGCTGTTTCAAGATGTCTCTTCCCAAGAAGCTGCTGAGCAAGCTGCGAGTATGTGTTCGCAAATATACCTTTTGTGGGGAACTTTGCTTTACCAGCGCTCTGTTGTGGAATACAAGCTTGAGCTGCCAACTTGGGAAGAATGTTTGGAAGTTTCGATTGAGAAATTCGAACTTGCTGGAGCTTCTCCTACAGATATAGCTGTTATGATAAAGAACCACTGCTCCAATGTGACTGCATCGGAAG GTGTAGGATTCAAGATTGATGAGATTGTACAGGCATGGAATGAAATGTATGATGTGAAAAGGTGGCAGATTGGTGTTCCATCATTCCGGCTGGAACCATTGTTCCGTCGCCGGGCTCCAAAGCTTCAATCTGCCTTGGAGCAAGTCTGA
- the LOC107888405 gene encoding glutamic acid-rich protein, translated as MSKVALTESLPINGTVFDSSLVFALQTMVVETAIVATKSFAWSLMMMGTLPNGIDVFIKEPEAYAGFPLAQLIAMTKPGPENKDASDTDDDDDDEDEAVDDEDGGEEEDGSGEEDEEEGDPEDEPEANGDGGTGDEDDDDDDDDDDDEGEEEEEEEEEEEDEEEEELQPPAKKRK; from the exons ATGTCAAAGGTGGCGCTAACGGAAAGTCTACCCATAAACGGTACCGTTTTCGACAGTTCCCTGGTCTTCGCTTTGCAAACTATGGTTGTCGAGACCGCCATTGTTGCCACAAAGTCTTTCGCTTGGTCGCTCATGATG ATGGGAACTCTGCCTAATGGAATTGATGTCTTCATCAAAGAGCCTGAGGCATATGCAGG GTTTCCACTTGCTCAACTTATTGCGATGACTAAACCTGGTCCTGAGAACAAGGATGCCAGCGACACTGATGATGACGACGACGATGAAGATGAAGCAGTGGATGATGAAGATGGAGGTGAGGAGGAAGATGGATCTGGCGAAGAAGATGAAGAGGAAGGTGATCCAGAGGATGAACCCGAGGCCAATGGAGACGGTGGCACTGGAGAcgaggatgatgatgatgacgacgatGACGACGATGATGAGGgtgaggaagaggaagaggaggaagaagaggaagaagatgaggaGGAAGAAGAACTTCAGCCACCAGCTAAAAAGCGGAAATGA
- the LOC107888406 gene encoding synaptotagmin-4 encodes MAFLSAMFIGLAIGIGLIVAFARYEKIRSSRRTHMAKTVASFARMTVQDTRKILPSEFYPPWVVFSQRQKLVWLNVQLKKIWPYLNEAASGLIRDSIEPTLEQYTPAIISSIKFAKFTLGTVAPQFTGVSIVESESGAEGITVELELKWDGNPNIVLNINTRLGVSLPVQMKNIGLTGVFRLIFKPLVDEFPCFGAVAYSLREKKDFDFKLKVVGSEVSTIPGISDAIEETIRDAMEDSIMWPVRKIIPILPGDYSDLELKPVGTLEVKLVQAKDLANKDMIGKSDPFAVVFVRPLRDKIKTSKTINNQLNPIWNEHYEFIVEDASTQHLTVRIFDDEGVQAPELIGCAQVALKDLEPGKVKDIWLKLVKDLVVQKDTKNRGQVQLELLYCPFGTESSIKNPFDPDFSLTSLEKALKTATAEKEGDRIMNQRKRDVIVRGVLTVTVIAAEDLPAVDFLGKADPFVVLTLKKAERTAMTRAANETLNPVWDQTFDFVVEDALHEMIIFEVWDYDILKKEKIGRCIMTLTRVLLEGEVQDSFQLDGAKSGKLLLHLKWVPQLVLRGA; translated from the exons ATGGCTTTCCTTTCTGCTATGTTCATTGGACTCGCCATCGGTATTGGATTGATCGTTGCTTTTGCTCGATACGAGAAAATCCGATCCTCTCGTCGTACACATATG GCAAAGACAGTTGCCTCATTTGCAAGGATGACAGTGCAAGATACAAGAAAAATTCTTCCATCGGAGTTTTATCCACCTTGGGTGGTCTTTTCTCAGCGCCAGAAG TTAGTGTGGCTCAATGTCCAACTCAAAAAGATTTGGCCATATCTAAATGAGGCAGCATCAGGGTTAATAAGAGATAGTATTGAACCAACTCTTGAACAATATACACCAGCTATCATATCATCTATTAAGTTTGCAAAGTTTACTCTTGGTACAGTCGCTCCACAATTTACAG GTGTTTCCATTGTTGAGAGTGAAAGTGGTGCTGAGGGAATCACCGTGGAATTGGAATTGAAATGGGATGGTAACCCAAATATTGTGCTTAATATCAACACTAGACTTGGCGTTTCCCTACCTGTGCAG ATGAAAAATATTGGCCTCACTGGGGTCTTTAGGTTAATCTTCAAGCCACTTGTTGATGAGTTTCCTTGTTTTGGAGCTGTTGCATATTCCTTGAGAGAAAAG AAAGATTTTGATTTTAAACTTAAAGTTGTTGGAAGTGAAGTATCAACAATACCAGGGATTTCTGATGCTATTGAG GAGACAATTCGGGATGCTATGGAAGATTCTATAATGTGGCCAGTTAGGAAAATTATACCCATTTTGCCTGGGGATTACAG TGATCTGGAGCTGAAACCAGTTGGAACATTAGAAGTGAAGCTTGTGCAAGCCAAGGACCTAGCAAATAAGGACATGATTGGGAAATCTGATCCTTTCGCAGTCGTATTTGTGCGTCCACTTCGGGATAAAATTAAAACCAGTAAAACCATT AATAATCAATTGAATCCAATTTGGAATGAGCACTATGAGTTCATTGTAGAAGATGCATCCACTCAACACTTGACTGTAAGAATCTTTGACGATGAAGGGGTTCAAGCCCCTGAACTGATTGGCTGTGCTCAAGTGGCACTGAAGGACCTTGAGCCTGGTAAAGTGAAGGATATCTGGCTGAAACTGGTCAAGGACTTGGTTGTCCAAAAAGATACCAAAAACAGGGGTCAG GTGCAACTTGAGCTCCTTTACTGTCCTTTTGGCACAGAAAGCAGCATTAAGAACCCATTTGACCCTGATTTTTCATTAACATCATTGGAGAAGGCCCTTAAAACTGCAACTGCTGAAAAGGAGGGTGACAGAATaatgaatcaaaggaaaagagaTGTCATTGTCAGAGGGGTACTGACAGTGACAGTCATAGCAGCTGAAGACTTGCCAGCAGTTGATTTTTTGGGAAAGGCAGACCCTTTTGTTGTCCTTACATTGAAGAAAGCTGAAAGAACAGCAATGACAAGG GCTGCTAATGAGACATTGAATCCAGTTTGGGACCAGACATTCGACTTTGTTGTGGAGGATGCATTACATGAAATGATAATCTTTGAAGTCTGGGATTATGACATTTTAAAGAAG GAAAAAATTGGAAGATGTATTATGACACTCACTAGGGTTTTATTGGAAGGAGAAGTCCAAGACAGTTTCCAATTAGATGGTGCTAAATCAGGAAAACTTTTGCTCCATCTAAAATGGGTCCCTCAGTTAGTACTCCGTGGTGCTTGA
- the LOC107888407 gene encoding vesicle-associated membrane protein 711 — translation MAILYALVARGSVMLAEFTAASTNASAIARQILDKIPGDNDINVSYSQDRYIFHVKRTDGLTVLCMADESAGRRIPFAFLEDIHQRFVRTYGRAIFSALPYGMNDEFSRVLSQQMEYYSSDPNADRINRLKGEMGQVRNVMIENIDKVLERGDRLELLVDKTANMQGNTFRFRKQTRRLRNTVWWRNVKLTGALIILILIIIYVVLAFVCHGITLPTCIK, via the exons ATGGCGATATTGTACGCGCTGGTCGCGCGTGGATCGGTGATGCTGGCGGAGTTCACGGCGGCGTCGACTAACGCCAGCGCGATCGCCAGGCAAATTCTAGACAAGATACCGGGTGACAACGACATTAACGTTTCGTATTCACAAGATCGATACATCTTCCACGTTAAACGCACCGATGGACTCACCGTTCTTTGTATGGCTGATGAAAGTGCCGGAA GGCGAATTCCTTTTGCGTTTCTTGAAGACATTCATCAGAGATTCGTTAGGACTTATGGCCGAGCAATATTTTCAGCCCTTccttatggcatgaatgatgaaTTTTCGAGGGTTTTGAGCCAGCAAATGGAATATTACTCGAGCGATCCTAATGCTGATAGGATAAATCGACTAAAAGGTGAAATGGGTCAG GTGCGAAACGTTATGATAGAGAACATCGACAAAGTCTTAGAGAGAGGTGATCGCTTGGAATTGCTGGTTGATAAAACTGCTAATATGCAAGGAAATACCTTTCGCTTCCGAAAGCAAACTCGCCGACTTAGAAACACAGTATGGTGGAGAAATGTCAAGCTTAC GGGTGCTCTGATAATCCTCATcctaattattatttatgttgtgCTGGCTTTTGTTTGCCACGGTATCACGCTACCTACTTGCATAAAATGA